One window from the genome of Candidatus Binatia bacterium encodes:
- a CDS encoding retroviral-like aspartic protease family protein: MGHIYQKVRLRGEKTATVRMLVDTGATYSVIPPRLARALGIKRPRRSVSVRLADGRRLRLGADLAIVKIDGREAPTTVLVGKVDEPILGVEALEALGLTVDPGKKRLSPSRPYAIRLGGYR; the protein is encoded by the coding sequence ATGGGACATATCTACCAAAAAGTGCGACTCCGCGGAGAGAAGACAGCGACCGTCCGTATGTTGGTAGACACGGGCGCGACCTACTCGGTCATACCGCCGCGGTTGGCGCGCGCGTTGGGAATCAAGCGGCCGCGAAGGTCCGTGAGCGTACGTCTTGCGGACGGCAGACGCCTTCGATTAGGAGCCGATCTAGCGATTGTCAAGATCGACGGTCGCGAGGCGCCGACCACGGTCCTTGTTGGTAAGGTCGATGAGCCGATTCTCGGCGTCGAGGCTTTGGAAGCGCTGGGTCTCACCGTCGATCCGGGTAAGAAGCGGCTTTCTCCTTCGCGGCCTTACGCCATCCGCCTCGGCGGCTATCGCTGA
- a CDS encoding dihydrodipicolinate synthase family protein, with product MLTKDDIRGVAVMVPTPTKEDAEGWDVADSVDLDETARMVEKYIRAGIGVIAACGTTGECAALLWEEKRAFIETIAQVARKRVPVFAGATALGTKEVVRQMRGLKAAGADGAFVGLPLWQTPTNENAVQFFADLGEALPDMPIMIYANARFFKSMFPTSFWAGVVKKAPTVVLTKMSYSHANLLEDLRVAGDRVNFMPGETAIYAAYRMARPRIKAIWSSGMACMGPEPVVALADAILKDDEKRTEEIWRDIRSVPPVAPADEYAAGFAQYNAQINKYLTNVAGYVKGGPCRAPYRISDLPESWKKGAELRAKAWSELRKKYAAPRGL from the coding sequence ATGCTCACCAAGGACGATATCCGAGGCGTAGCCGTGATGGTGCCGACGCCGACCAAGGAAGACGCCGAGGGTTGGGATGTCGCGGACTCCGTGGATCTCGATGAGACGGCTCGAATGGTCGAGAAGTACATCCGAGCCGGGATCGGCGTGATCGCCGCGTGCGGCACGACCGGAGAATGCGCCGCCTTGCTCTGGGAGGAGAAGCGGGCGTTCATCGAGACCATCGCGCAAGTCGCGCGCAAGCGCGTCCCAGTCTTCGCCGGGGCGACGGCGCTGGGGACCAAAGAGGTGGTCCGGCAAATGCGCGGCCTAAAAGCCGCCGGCGCCGACGGCGCCTTCGTGGGGTTGCCGCTGTGGCAGACGCCGACGAATGAAAACGCGGTGCAGTTCTTCGCCGATCTGGGCGAGGCGTTGCCCGACATGCCGATCATGATCTACGCCAACGCGAGATTCTTCAAGTCGATGTTTCCGACGAGTTTCTGGGCCGGCGTCGTCAAAAAAGCGCCGACGGTCGTTCTGACCAAGATGTCATACAGCCACGCCAATCTGCTCGAAGATCTGAGAGTCGCCGGCGACCGGGTCAACTTCATGCCCGGAGAGACTGCGATCTACGCCGCCTACCGGATGGCGCGGCCGCGGATCAAGGCGATCTGGTCGTCGGGAATGGCCTGCATGGGGCCGGAGCCCGTAGTGGCGCTCGCCGACGCGATCCTCAAAGACGATGAGAAAAGGACGGAAGAGATCTGGCGCGACATCCGCTCCGTGCCTCCCGTCGCGCCGGCGGACGAGTATGCGGCGGGCTTCGCGCAGTACAACGCGCAGATCAATAAATACCTGACCAACGTGGCGGGCTACGTTAAAGGTGGCCCGTGCCGCGCGCCCTACCGCATCAGCGACCTGCCGGAAAGCTGGAAGAAAGGGGCGGAACTCCGCGCCAAAGCATGGAGCGAGCTGAGAAAAAAATACGCGGCGCCGAGGGGATTGTAG
- a CDS encoding SDR family NAD(P)-dependent oxidoreductase, which translates to MAGRLDSKIALITGAAGGIGSATARLFCREGAAVALVDMDRDKLDQTAAEIHLQIPGARVKAIVADVSVAEDTARTLAETLAEFGQLHVLVNNAAAREFYPLAEASEQSWKRIIGTNLMGCANCCKAALPALRKAGRASIVNVASVYGVVGRAGMGQYDATKAAILALTRALAVEEARYGIRVNAVCPGSTLTPFTLGRAKTRGMSEEELKQKGAAPSLLDRWAQPEEIAYPILWLASDEASFITGATLMVDGGLSAI; encoded by the coding sequence ATGGCGGGGCGACTCGATTCGAAAATTGCGCTGATCACAGGAGCCGCCGGCGGCATCGGCTCGGCGACGGCGCGGCTTTTCTGCCGCGAGGGAGCAGCGGTTGCGCTCGTCGATATGGATCGCGACAAACTCGATCAAACCGCCGCCGAAATCCACCTACAAATTCCGGGAGCCCGTGTCAAAGCGATTGTCGCCGATGTGTCCGTCGCTGAGGACACCGCCAGGACGCTAGCCGAAACACTGGCCGAGTTCGGCCAACTGCACGTGCTGGTGAATAACGCCGCCGCGCGGGAATTTTATCCTTTGGCAGAGGCGTCAGAACAGTCGTGGAAACGGATTATCGGAACGAACTTGATGGGCTGCGCCAACTGTTGCAAAGCGGCTCTCCCCGCGCTGCGTAAAGCCGGCCGCGCCAGCATCGTCAACGTCGCTTCGGTTTACGGCGTTGTGGGACGGGCGGGGATGGGCCAGTACGATGCCACCAAGGCGGCCATCCTGGCGTTGACACGCGCGCTCGCGGTCGAAGAAGCCCGATACGGCATTCGCGTCAACGCGGTGTGTCCCGGTTCTACGCTGACTCCTTTTACCTTGGGGAGAGCCAAAACGCGCGGCATGTCCGAAGAGGAGTTAAAACAAAAAGGGGCCGCCCCTTCGCTTCTCGACCGCTGGGCGCAGCCGGAGGAGATCGCCTATCCGATACTCTGGCTGGCGTCCGATGAGGCTTCTTTTATAACCGGTGCAACGCTTATGGTGGACGGCGGCCTATCGGCCATTTGA